From a region of the Vagococcus coleopterorum genome:
- the argS gene encoding arginine--tRNA ligase gives MSERTVVAQALSQALSDYLSMDEILNLLENPKTAQHGDVAFPVFSLAKVMRKAPQAIAAEIVETIPTDDFDEVQVVGPYINFFLNKRKVSHETLAKVLTENNEYGQGTIEGNKQVPIDMSSPNIAKPMSMGHLRSTVIGNALANIMAKVGYEPIRINHLGDWGTQFGKLMVGYFKWGSEEAVKAAPIQELLRLYVKFHEEAENDPSLEDEGRTWFKKLEDGDAEAEKLWTWFREESLKEFQDVYDLLGITFDSLNGEAFYNDKMQPVIDALQEKNLLTTSQGAEIVDLEKYDLNPALIRKSDGATLYMTRDLAAAFYRKDTYDFAQALYVVGNEQSGHFKQMKAVLTELGFDWADDIHHIPFGLITKDGKKLSTRKGKIVLLVEVLNEAMSLAQAQIEAKNPDLANKEEVAHQVGVGAVVFHDLKNDRLNNFDFNLEEVVRFEGETGPYVQYTHARCASILRKADWSANLAESDSLSDADSWEVIKLIQAFPNTVVRASEKYEPSIIAKHAIQLAQAFNKYYAHVKILEENEEKNARLALVHAVKVVLKEDLRLLGLEAPEEM, from the coding sequence ATGAGTGAAAGAACTGTTGTTGCACAAGCTCTTAGTCAAGCTTTATCTGACTACCTATCAATGGATGAAATTTTAAACTTACTTGAAAATCCCAAAACCGCTCAACACGGTGACGTGGCTTTCCCAGTATTCTCTTTAGCAAAAGTGATGCGCAAAGCACCACAAGCTATCGCAGCTGAAATTGTTGAAACAATCCCAACAGATGATTTTGATGAAGTCCAAGTTGTTGGTCCTTACATCAACTTCTTCCTAAACAAACGTAAAGTTAGTCACGAAACATTGGCTAAAGTCTTAACTGAAAACAATGAATACGGTCAAGGAACGATTGAGGGCAACAAACAAGTGCCAATCGACATGTCTTCACCAAACATTGCGAAACCAATGTCAATGGGACACCTACGTTCGACTGTAATTGGTAATGCCTTGGCTAACATCATGGCTAAAGTTGGTTATGAACCAATTCGCATCAATCACTTAGGTGACTGGGGTACACAATTTGGTAAATTAATGGTTGGCTATTTCAAATGGGGTTCTGAAGAAGCCGTTAAAGCTGCACCAATTCAAGAACTACTACGTTTATACGTGAAATTCCATGAAGAAGCTGAGAATGATCCTAGTCTTGAAGATGAAGGTCGGACATGGTTTAAGAAATTAGAAGATGGCGATGCTGAAGCTGAAAAATTATGGACTTGGTTCCGTGAAGAATCATTAAAAGAATTCCAAGATGTCTATGATTTATTAGGGATTACTTTTGATTCACTAAACGGTGAAGCATTCTATAACGATAAAATGCAACCAGTCATCGATGCTTTACAAGAGAAAAACTTATTAACAACAAGCCAAGGTGCTGAGATTGTTGATTTAGAAAAATATGATTTAAACCCGGCCTTAATTCGCAAGTCTGATGGTGCTACCTTATACATGACTCGTGATTTAGCAGCAGCGTTCTACCGTAAAGACACTTACGATTTCGCTCAAGCTTTATACGTTGTTGGAAACGAACAGTCTGGTCACTTCAAACAAATGAAAGCTGTTTTAACTGAACTTGGTTTTGATTGGGCAGATGATATCCACCACATCCCATTCGGTTTAATTACAAAAGATGGTAAAAAATTATCAACTCGTAAAGGTAAAATCGTCTTACTTGTTGAAGTTTTAAATGAAGCAATGAGTTTAGCTCAAGCACAAATCGAAGCGAAAAACCCTGACCTTGCTAATAAAGAAGAAGTTGCTCACCAAGTTGGTGTCGGTGCGGTTGTCTTCCACGATTTGAAAAATGACCGTCTAAACAACTTTGACTTTAACTTAGAAGAAGTCGTCCGTTTCGAAGGTGAAACTGGTCCTTACGTTCAATACACACACGCTCGTTGTGCCTCTATTTTACGTAAAGCTGATTGGTCTGCTAACTTAGCTGAGTCTGACTCACTAAGCGATGCTGATAGCTGGGAAGTCATTAAACTAATACAAGCTTTCCCTAACACAGTGGTTCGTGCTTCAGAAAAATATGAGCCATCAATTATTGCAAAACATGCGATTCAATTAGCGCAAGCTTTCAATAAATACTACGCTCACGTTAAAATTCTTGAAGAAAACGAAGAGAAAAATGCTCGTCTAGCTTTAGTTCACGCTGTTAAAGTGGTGCTAAAAGAAGACTTACGTTTACTTGGCTTAGAAGCCCCTGAAGAAATGTAA
- a CDS encoding QueT transporter family protein: protein MTQTEKTRTLAMNGIVAAIYVALCIVVAPVASGAIQFRVAEGLNHLVVFNKKLMWGVLAGVIIFNALYSTLPDIIFGGGQTFLALGATALISKYVKDVKMRMVWNTVFFTVSMFMIAWMLNITFDLPFWPTYGTTALSELIIMTISAPVMYLVGKKVKLN from the coding sequence ATGACACAAACAGAAAAAACAAGAACATTAGCGATGAATGGTATCGTAGCAGCTATTTATGTAGCGTTATGTATCGTTGTAGCGCCAGTGGCATCAGGAGCGATTCAATTCCGAGTTGCTGAAGGATTAAACCACTTGGTGGTCTTCAACAAAAAGCTAATGTGGGGTGTTTTAGCCGGAGTCATTATCTTCAATGCGTTGTACTCAACGCTACCAGATATTATCTTTGGTGGTGGTCAAACTTTTTTAGCTTTAGGGGCAACGGCTTTAATTAGCAAGTATGTCAAAGATGTTAAAATGCGTATGGTCTGGAACACAGTCTTTTTCACAGTCAGTATGTTTATGATTGCTTGGATGTTAAACATCACATTTGATCTGCCATTTTGGCCAACATACGGTACAACAGCGTTAAGTGAGTTGATCATTATGACAATCTCAGCGCCTGTGATGTACTTAGTCGGTAAAAAAGTAAAATTAAATTAA
- a CDS encoding diacylglycerol/lipid kinase family protein yields the protein MTSLSLHLLINPNAGNGSGKKAEQLVTAALSKKNIPFHVYHTEYPRHATQLTEDLLRHTLVEWNDKHTGDFPLLVVLGGDGTLHEVINALATHTDIPVGYIPCGSGNDFARAIGLSRKPLEALDHLLSLSTPDEFNTLIYHNHLTDESGYLTNNLGIGIDANIVATANKSQAKKWLNKLKLGSLAYLVAAAKVLIKQKGFDLVIKTSKESEHYRNAYLCTVTNHPYFGGGVALAPNADARKEDMTLVVVERIPLLKLLRLVGQLLRKKHLNSPYVHLYLDQQIQLTCQSQQFGQTDGEELGLTTYDMSFSTQKRLFWL from the coding sequence ATGACGTCTTTATCATTACACTTATTAATTAATCCAAATGCCGGCAATGGTAGCGGTAAAAAGGCCGAGCAATTAGTGACAGCTGCCTTATCTAAGAAAAACATCCCTTTTCACGTCTACCATACAGAATATCCACGTCACGCTACTCAATTAACAGAGGATTTATTACGGCATACTTTAGTTGAGTGGAACGATAAACACACTGGTGATTTCCCATTGTTAGTTGTCCTTGGTGGTGATGGCACCTTACACGAAGTGATTAACGCTTTAGCCACTCACACCGATATTCCTGTCGGCTATATTCCTTGCGGATCAGGGAATGACTTTGCTCGAGCGATCGGCTTAAGTCGCAAACCTCTTGAAGCACTAGACCATCTCTTATCATTGAGTACACCAGACGAGTTCAACACTCTTATTTACCACAATCATTTAACTGATGAATCGGGCTATCTGACAAATAATTTAGGGATTGGAATTGATGCTAATATCGTCGCCACTGCCAATAAATCGCAAGCTAAGAAATGGCTCAACAAATTAAAATTAGGGTCGCTCGCTTATTTAGTTGCAGCAGCTAAAGTCTTGATTAAACAAAAAGGCTTTGACTTAGTTATCAAAACTTCTAAAGAATCAGAACATTATCGCAACGCCTATTTATGTACCGTTACGAATCACCCTTACTTTGGTGGCGGTGTAGCATTGGCACCGAATGCTGATGCCCGCAAAGAAGATATGACCCTGGTCGTAGTGGAACGGATTCCTTTATTAAAATTACTCCGCTTAGTTGGTCAACTCCTTCGTAAAAAACATTTGAACTCACCTTATGTCCACCTTTACTTGGATCAACAGATTCAATTAACCTGTCAGTCACAACAATTCGGCCAAACTGATGGTGAAGAACTTGGACTAACAACTTATGACATGAGTTTCTCAACTCAAAAAAGATTATTCTGGCTATAA
- a CDS encoding ATP-dependent RecD-like DNA helicase translates to MAEDLNQDEQFISGKILAIFYQNPSNFYKVMLVKVSDTNTSYQEDEIVVTGSFGQVQEEESYRFVGNLVDHPKYGQQYQVENYQQDKPTSGSGLVTYLSSSKFPGIGRKTAENMVDTLGDEIIDIILEKPERLAEVAGLTKAKREMILETLRLNYGMEQIVIGLNKYGFGSQLAMSIYQTYQEDTLNVIQENPYQLTEDIEGIGFKKADNMAEQLGIGPDAPARLRAAVRHELLSGSMETGNTYIEAELLLSRSIKTLETSRPFEINPDLVAAEIINLVNEGKIQQEGTKLYENTLYFSEWGIGTSIQRLLSRKKTIKYDNDEVDKTIRLIEKINDISYGESQIDAIKEAIKSPMFILTGGPGTGKTTVINGIVNLFSELNGLSLDIMDYHDAIFPILLAAPTGRAAKRMNETTGLPASTIHRLLGLTGREKNASLAAKELEGGLLIVDEMSMVDTWLANTLLKAIPTNMQVIFVGDKDQLPSVGPGQVLHDLLAIDDIPSCELVDIYRQGDGSSIIPLAHQVKEGVLPTDFTQNQKDRSFFPANAYQIEDVIRQIVTRAQSKGFTPQDIQVLAPMYRGVAGIDNLNKMMQEIFNPNDAGQRKEVVWNDKVYRIGDKVLHLVNSPEANVFNGDMGKVVGITYAKESEDKIDELTLEFDANEVVYKRNEWNKITLAYACSIHKSQGSEFKMVILPMVKQYQRMLQRNLLYTGLTRSKELLILIGETQAYQDCVQNEGDNRLTSLQDRIITAGDMPSRLQYQLEVYENNLLIEAGEIEGDIETVIVQQSEKTKEPATKKEPSTKNRGTEKVEEELSLFDEPTEDVTIDVEDFILTLNKIKTHAIDPMIGMGDVTPADFN, encoded by the coding sequence ATGGCAGAGGATTTAAACCAGGATGAACAGTTTATTAGTGGTAAGATCTTAGCTATCTTTTACCAAAATCCAAGTAATTTTTATAAGGTCATGTTAGTTAAAGTGTCTGATACAAACACCAGCTATCAAGAAGACGAGATTGTGGTGACGGGTAGCTTTGGTCAAGTGCAAGAAGAAGAGAGTTACCGCTTTGTTGGGAACTTAGTGGATCATCCCAAGTATGGTCAGCAATATCAAGTGGAAAACTATCAACAAGATAAACCGACATCAGGTAGTGGTTTGGTGACTTATTTATCTAGTAGTAAGTTCCCTGGTATTGGTCGTAAGACTGCTGAAAATATGGTGGACACGTTAGGTGACGAGATTATTGATATCATTCTTGAAAAACCAGAGCGTTTGGCAGAAGTCGCTGGTTTAACGAAAGCTAAGCGTGAGATGATTTTAGAAACCTTACGTTTAAACTACGGCATGGAACAAATCGTGATTGGCTTAAATAAATATGGTTTCGGTAGTCAGTTAGCTATGTCGATTTATCAAACCTATCAAGAGGATACGTTAAATGTCATTCAAGAAAATCCTTATCAATTAACAGAAGATATTGAAGGGATTGGCTTTAAGAAAGCTGATAATATGGCAGAACAATTAGGCATCGGACCTGATGCACCAGCTCGATTACGGGCGGCTGTTCGTCATGAGTTGTTAAGTGGCTCGATGGAAACAGGGAATACTTATATTGAAGCTGAGTTACTATTAAGTCGCAGTATTAAAACTTTAGAAACGAGTCGTCCATTTGAAATTAATCCTGATTTAGTGGCGGCGGAAATCATTAACTTAGTCAATGAAGGCAAGATTCAACAAGAAGGGACTAAGCTTTATGAAAATACTTTGTACTTCTCAGAGTGGGGAATCGGCACATCGATTCAACGTTTATTAAGTCGTAAGAAGACGATTAAATATGACAATGATGAAGTCGATAAAACTATTCGCTTGATTGAAAAGATTAACGATATTTCTTATGGTGAGTCACAAATCGATGCTATTAAAGAAGCTATCAAATCACCAATGTTTATTTTAACTGGGGGACCAGGGACTGGTAAGACAACCGTTATTAATGGCATCGTTAATTTATTTTCCGAGTTAAATGGCCTATCTTTAGATATTATGGATTACCATGATGCTATTTTCCCAATCCTATTAGCAGCGCCAACTGGTCGGGCTGCCAAGCGAATGAACGAAACGACTGGCTTACCAGCTAGTACCATTCACCGTTTATTAGGATTAACAGGTCGAGAAAAAAATGCTAGCTTAGCAGCCAAAGAGTTAGAAGGTGGGTTATTAATCGTGGATGAAATGTCCATGGTAGACACCTGGTTAGCTAATACCTTACTAAAAGCGATTCCCACAAATATGCAAGTGATTTTTGTGGGCGATAAAGATCAACTACCATCTGTGGGACCTGGTCAAGTCTTGCATGATTTACTGGCGATTGATGATATTCCAAGTTGTGAGTTAGTCGATATTTATCGTCAAGGTGATGGCTCAAGTATTATTCCCTTAGCTCATCAAGTGAAGGAAGGGGTATTACCAACTGACTTTACCCAAAATCAAAAAGACCGATCATTCTTTCCAGCAAACGCCTATCAAATTGAAGATGTGATTCGTCAAATTGTCACGCGAGCTCAAAGTAAAGGTTTCACGCCACAAGACATTCAAGTGCTAGCACCCATGTACCGAGGAGTAGCGGGAATTGATAATTTGAATAAAATGATGCAAGAAATCTTTAATCCGAATGATGCTGGACAACGGAAAGAAGTTGTTTGGAATGATAAAGTGTACCGAATTGGTGATAAAGTCCTTCACTTAGTTAATAGTCCTGAAGCCAATGTCTTTAATGGTGATATGGGTAAAGTGGTGGGAATTACTTATGCCAAAGAATCGGAAGATAAAATTGATGAATTAACGCTAGAATTCGATGCTAATGAAGTAGTTTATAAACGTAACGAGTGGAATAAAATCACCTTAGCTTATGCTTGTTCAATCCATAAGTCTCAAGGTAGTGAATTCAAGATGGTTATTTTACCAATGGTTAAACAATATCAACGAATGCTCCAACGTAACCTACTTTATACGGGGTTAACTCGAAGTAAAGAGTTGTTGATTCTAATTGGTGAAACCCAGGCTTATCAAGACTGTGTCCAAAACGAAGGAGACAATCGTTTAACCAGTCTTCAAGACCGGATTATCACAGCAGGTGATATGCCAAGTCGCTTACAATATCAGTTAGAAGTTTATGAAAATAACTTATTAATTGAAGCAGGTGAAATTGAAGGGGATATTGAAACAGTCATTGTTCAACAATCTGAGAAAACCAAAGAACCTGCAACAAAAAAAGAGCCATCGACTAAAAATCGTGGCACTGAAAAAGTTGAAGAAGAGTTATCACTATTCGACGAACCAACAGAAGATGTCACTATCGATGTGGAAGACTTTATCTTAACCTTAAATAAAATAAAAACACATGCAATCGATCCTATGATTGGGATGGGTGATGTGACGCCGGCAGATTTTAACTAA
- a CDS encoding lectin-like domain-containing protein: MGKRIISIISSFVMILGIFITPTIGLSEDIMRAPTNNDFKIAPPESGLNIQDQFVNNESVGSNSYLSEVYPQAAGLTPKESWQFGSIWSKYKLDLKKDFKYDSYVYLGEKTGSNFGDDIAADGITFTLQNDPRGQQASGTTGGALGVYGSGNSVEKPQDFNYIQNALTVELDTWYNNSNRRNDQFDFDVPKEAENSGHIGLVRPAPGENGNSKIGHLNFKYDVNNPLANDTWKPFNIQWHPYDEGGILKAEISYEIAGMGDSYVIEDVNEMFNGSEVFFGFTSSTGANKVFQGVSINTLPQRPNIAITKVVDKNEASVGEELTYTIKASNSGDAPWNGNITDELPIEYVEYVPGSTIVDGVSISDEKVVWKDGKLTHKTSIESGNESVISFKVKVKKAAENQVIKNIATTIPEDPNEPPTPSTPPTETEVHGKGLIEVIKKDSKDKEKMLSGAEFDVLDKDGTVVDRIVVGENGHGISTKPLYFGEYVLIERKAPDGYILDETPIHVEVKSGNDENVTLIVVENSKKPTEPTEPTEPTEPTEPTEPTEPTEPTKPTKPTEPTKPTEPTKPTEPEKLPQTGEGKEMQILISVLGALLISLFGLLTYRFKLKKQ; the protein is encoded by the coding sequence ATGGGGAAAAGAATAATTAGCATTATTAGTTCTTTTGTAATGATATTAGGAATATTTATTACACCAACAATTGGTTTATCAGAAGATATTATGAGGGCACCGACAAACAATGACTTTAAGATTGCTCCGCCAGAATCTGGTTTGAATATACAAGATCAGTTTGTTAATAATGAGTCTGTTGGATCAAACTCTTATCTTAGCGAAGTTTACCCTCAGGCTGCCGGTTTAACACCGAAAGAATCTTGGCAATTTGGGAGCATTTGGTCTAAGTATAAGCTTGATTTAAAAAAGGACTTTAAATATGACTCCTATGTTTACTTAGGTGAAAAGACAGGATCTAATTTTGGAGACGATATTGCTGCTGACGGAATAACTTTCACTCTTCAAAATGACCCTAGAGGACAGCAAGCTTCTGGAACAACCGGAGGAGCTCTTGGTGTGTACGGTTCTGGAAATAGCGTAGAAAAACCTCAAGATTTTAATTATATACAAAATGCTTTAACTGTGGAATTAGATACGTGGTACAACAATTCGAATAGAAGAAATGACCAATTTGATTTTGATGTTCCGAAAGAAGCTGAAAATTCAGGTCATATAGGTCTGGTAAGACCTGCTCCAGGTGAAAATGGAAATTCTAAAATAGGTCATTTAAATTTTAAATATGACGTGAATAATCCGTTGGCCAATGATACGTGGAAACCTTTTAACATACAGTGGCATCCTTATGATGAAGGTGGCATTCTAAAAGCGGAAATAAGTTATGAAATTGCTGGAATGGGCGATTCTTATGTTATAGAAGATGTTAATGAAATGTTCAATGGTAGTGAGGTCTTTTTTGGTTTTACTTCATCAACAGGAGCCAATAAAGTATTCCAAGGAGTGAGTATCAATACTCTTCCACAAAGACCGAATATTGCTATAACTAAAGTTGTTGATAAAAATGAAGCAAGCGTAGGTGAAGAATTAACTTATACTATTAAAGCTAGTAATAGTGGAGACGCACCTTGGAATGGAAATATTACAGATGAACTTCCGATTGAATACGTTGAATATGTCCCTGGATCAACCATTGTAGATGGTGTTTCTATCAGTGACGAAAAAGTCGTTTGGAAAGACGGCAAATTAACTCATAAAACATCAATAGAATCTGGTAATGAATCTGTAATTAGTTTTAAAGTTAAAGTGAAAAAAGCAGCTGAAAATCAAGTGATTAAAAATATCGCAACAACTATTCCAGAAGACCCCAACGAGCCACCAACACCTTCGACACCTCCTACAGAAACTGAGGTTCATGGGAAAGGTTTAATTGAGGTTATAAAAAAAGATTCAAAAGATAAGGAAAAAATGTTATCCGGAGCAGAATTCGATGTTTTAGATAAGGATGGAACGGTCGTTGATCGGATTGTAGTAGGTGAAAATGGTCACGGAATATCTACAAAACCTTTATACTTTGGTGAATATGTACTGATTGAAAGAAAAGCTCCTGATGGTTATATTTTAGATGAAACGCCTATTCATGTAGAAGTTAAATCAGGAAATGACGAAAATGTTACTTTGATTGTGGTTGAAAATAGTAAGAAACCAACAGAACCAACGGAACCAACGGAACCAACGGAACCAACGGAACCAACGGAACCAACGGAACCAACGGAACCAACAAAACCAACAAAACCAACGGAACCAACAAAACCAACGGAACCAACAAAACCAACGGAACCAGAAAAACTTCCTCAAACTGGTGAAGGTAAAGAAATGCAAATCCTTATATCTGTTTTAGGTGCATTATTAATATCATTATTTGGTCTATTAACATACCGCTTTAAATTAAAAAAACAGTAA
- the trmL gene encoding tRNA (uridine(34)/cytosine(34)/5-carboxymethylaminomethyluridine(34)-2'-O)-methyltransferase TrmL, with the protein MANHIVLFEPQIPANTGNIARTCAATNTPLHLIEPLGFSTDDKQLKRAGLDYWNDVKIVYYKNLEDFLEKNPDINLHLVTKFGHRTYDEPDYNNGEDHFFMFGKETTGLPEEFMRENEEDCIRIPMNDEHVRSLNLSNTAAMLVYEALRQQGFPNLELTHHYENDKLD; encoded by the coding sequence ATGGCAAATCATATTGTATTATTTGAACCGCAAATTCCAGCAAACACAGGGAATATTGCCCGTACTTGTGCGGCGACGAATACTCCTTTACACCTAATCGAACCATTAGGCTTTTCAACAGACGATAAACAGTTGAAACGTGCCGGTTTAGATTATTGGAACGATGTAAAAATTGTTTACTATAAAAACTTAGAAGATTTCCTAGAAAAAAATCCAGATATCAATTTGCACTTAGTCACAAAATTTGGTCATAGAACTTACGATGAACCAGATTATAATAACGGCGAAGATCACTTCTTTATGTTTGGGAAAGAAACAACAGGCCTGCCAGAAGAATTTATGCGAGAAAACGAAGAAGACTGTATTCGAATTCCCATGAACGACGAACACGTTCGTTCATTAAACTTATCTAATACAGCAGCAATGTTAGTCTATGAAGCATTAAGACAACAAGGCTTCCCGAATTTAGAATTAACGCATCACTATGAGAATGATAAATTAGATTAA
- a CDS encoding methyltransferase domain-containing protein, which yields MLLKKIDRSRLFLEKHHDLFACPNCHQPLKMNQTSFICDNNHRFDLNKKGNLHFMNHTVKTEYDKEMLEHRQQMIQSGLYQPLIEWLVDYLQEDQVSSVVDMGCGEGSFLQQLEKNGLPGTKVGFDISKDGVALATNQELEAFWCVADITNLPFADKQISHLLNIFSPSHYQEFRRVLAPKGKLIKVVPESGYLKELRELFYDGREEKQSYSNEKVVTKFAEEMTTITTERLTYQIPVTDDNYLDILEMSPLKWGASPELRAKIKETRKIDFLTVDVLILVGQ from the coding sequence TTGTTATTAAAGAAAATCGATCGCAGTCGTTTATTTTTAGAAAAACATCACGACTTATTCGCGTGTCCAAATTGTCATCAACCATTGAAGATGAATCAAACGAGTTTCATTTGCGATAATAACCATCGCTTTGATTTAAATAAAAAAGGTAACTTACACTTCATGAATCATACAGTGAAGACTGAGTATGATAAAGAAATGTTAGAACATCGTCAGCAGATGATACAATCAGGCTTGTACCAACCGTTGATTGAGTGGTTAGTCGATTACTTGCAAGAGGATCAAGTGTCTTCTGTTGTAGATATGGGATGTGGTGAAGGTAGCTTCCTCCAACAGTTAGAAAAAAATGGTTTGCCAGGAACAAAAGTCGGTTTTGATATTTCTAAAGATGGAGTGGCATTAGCGACCAATCAAGAATTAGAAGCTTTCTGGTGTGTGGCGGATATTACCAATTTACCTTTCGCAGACAAACAGATTAGTCACTTACTGAATATCTTTTCACCTAGTCACTATCAGGAATTTCGTCGGGTGTTAGCACCTAAAGGAAAACTAATAAAAGTCGTTCCTGAGTCAGGGTACTTAAAAGAGCTTCGCGAATTATTTTATGATGGTCGTGAAGAAAAACAAAGTTATAGTAACGAAAAAGTTGTCACAAAGTTTGCTGAAGAAATGACAACAATCACCACAGAACGCTTAACCTATCAAATTCCTGTGACTGATGATAACTATTTAGATATCCTTGAAATGTCGCCTTTAAAATGGGGAGCGAGTCCTGAGTTAAGAGCCAAAATAAAAGAAACTAGAAAAATCGATTTTCTAACAGTTGATGTTTTGATTTTAGTGGGGCAATAA
- a CDS encoding copper homeostasis protein CutC, which yields MLLKEACVENFTIIPKALAAGAKRVELCDNLTVGGTTVSPGVMAASFDYCHENDATVMTIIRPRGGNFVFNDIELQMMRHDLLTAKELGTDGVVIGCLTDDNQIDKEAMYQLLELADGLQITFHMAFDSIAVEEQFAAIDWLVENGVQRILTHGGPAGTDILDNLPHLKELVDYAGERLTILPGGGISYENCDQVIEYLGVNEIHGTRIVDIK from the coding sequence ATGTTACTAAAAGAAGCATGTGTTGAAAATTTTACGATTATCCCTAAAGCTTTAGCGGCTGGCGCTAAACGTGTTGAGTTATGTGATAACTTAACAGTTGGCGGAACAACTGTTAGTCCCGGTGTTATGGCAGCATCTTTTGATTACTGTCACGAAAATGATGCCACAGTTATGACGATTATTCGTCCTCGTGGAGGCAATTTTGTTTTCAACGATATTGAGTTACAAATGATGCGCCACGATTTATTAACAGCGAAAGAATTAGGAACAGATGGTGTGGTTATTGGGTGTCTGACTGATGACAATCAAATCGATAAAGAAGCCATGTATCAACTACTTGAATTAGCAGATGGCCTGCAAATTACTTTCCACATGGCCTTTGATTCAATCGCTGTTGAAGAGCAATTCGCAGCAATTGATTGGTTGGTTGAAAATGGTGTTCAACGTATTTTAACTCACGGTGGTCCTGCTGGAACTGATATCTTAGATAATTTACCACACCTTAAAGAACTAGTTGATTATGCGGGTGAACGCTTAACCATTCTACCTGGTGGTGGCATTTCTTATGAAAACTGTGACCAAGTGATTGAGTATCTAGGTGTGAATGAAATTCACGGCACACGTATCGTAGACATTAAATAA